In Chitinophaga sp. HK235, a single window of DNA contains:
- a CDS encoding YHS domain-containing protein — MKQVILACSIVLAIACNQNNKPAEKTNAPMPEPPAMAEAASSDKWPDPVCRMPYDTSYKEWTVYQKDTIHFCSVTCKEVFQKAPDKYMAKLKK; from the coding sequence ATGAAACAAGTAATCTTAGCCTGTAGCATCGTGCTGGCAATCGCCTGCAATCAGAACAATAAGCCCGCTGAAAAGACCAATGCACCCATGCCCGAACCACCTGCTATGGCAGAAGCTGCCAGCAGCGACAAATGGCCTGACCCTGTATGCCGGATGCCTTACGACACCAGCTACAAGGAGTGGACAGTTTATCAGAAAGACACCATTCATTTCTGTTCTGTTACCTGCAAGGAAGTCTTCCAGAAAGCGCCTGATAAATACATGGCTAAGCTGAAAAAGTAA
- a CDS encoding MbnP family protein, whose amino-acid sequence MKNSIILFALVTVFASCSKDKTTPATDPTEKGTVVLEFDNRAGSDDLILNNQQYRNAAGESLTISQFNYFVSNFRFITASGQVYTVPQDSCYFIIREDDKTTAFHTLYNVPAGDYTQVKFMIGVDSTRNTMDISKRQGTLDPAEGATGMYWSWNSGYIFVKLEGSSPASTDPQKLFRYHIGLYGGGFNNGPRTINNTREVTLTIPNNGKAIVRRDRRAQIHFFADALKLLNGTTNVSIATNPDVMVSPFSEKIADNYTQMFNIDHVHNE is encoded by the coding sequence ATGAAAAATTCAATTATACTTTTCGCCCTCGTTACTGTATTCGCCTCCTGCTCCAAAGACAAAACCACACCCGCTACCGACCCAACTGAAAAAGGTACCGTAGTGCTGGAATTCGATAACCGCGCCGGATCAGACGACCTGATATTAAACAACCAGCAATACCGAAATGCTGCCGGCGAATCACTCACCATCAGTCAGTTTAATTATTTCGTCAGCAATTTCCGGTTTATAACTGCCAGCGGACAGGTATATACCGTACCACAGGACAGCTGCTATTTTATCATTCGTGAAGACGACAAAACCACCGCTTTCCATACGCTCTACAACGTACCCGCCGGAGACTATACACAGGTGAAATTTATGATCGGAGTAGACAGCACCCGCAATACCATGGACATCAGCAAACGCCAGGGCACGCTTGATCCCGCGGAAGGTGCAACCGGTATGTACTGGAGCTGGAACAGTGGATATATCTTTGTCAAACTGGAAGGCAGTTCACCCGCTTCCACCGATCCGCAGAAACTCTTCCGCTATCATATCGGCCTCTACGGCGGTGGCTTTAACAACGGTCCGCGCACCATCAACAATACCAGAGAAGTGACCCTCACCATTCCCAACAATGGTAAAGCCATTGTCCGCCGCGACCGCAGGGCACAAATACATTTTTTTGCTGATGCGCTGAAACTACTCAACGGCACTACCAACGTAAGTATTGCTACCAATCCGGATGTAATGGTTTCGCCATTTTCAGAAAAAATCGCAGATAATTACACACAAATGTTTAACATTGACCACGTGCATAACGAATAA
- a CDS encoding M13 family metallopeptidase, giving the protein MNKNNTVKLPLLAAMVTFAACGTNTSTKQQETADTTKVPAFNMADIDTAHKACDDFDNYANGNWKKNNPIPSTESRWGAFNILDKQNKEVRLKGIITEITGKKELKKGTEEQQIADYYTSFLDTATVEKRGITPLKPYLDKIDAIKTLADWAAVTGELQKLGVSSFTGFGAEADAKNSKMNVLYQGQGGLSLGEKSYYERQDSATKNVRNEFASHVDKMFSLAGFPDVKPGTTILGLETQLAQIQLSNVELRDPVKTYNRSGYGELKTLAPDFDWDAFTQKQDIKTDTVILQNKEYLTNANKLLKATPIDVLKTYTKWQLLTSFAGYLPKAFDEENFHFFGTIMTGKKAQKTRAERAIRSTDMKLGMPLGKLFAKKYFPESSKEKVSQMIENVRKVYGERIDKLTWMSDSTKQMAHKKLASFTYKIGYPDKWKDYSSIHIDKGTLLENAVSAMLWEHKDNIDKIGKPVDKSEWGMTPQTVNAYYNPLNNEVVFPAGILQPPFYNPNADDAINYGGIIAVIGHEFTHGFDDQGSQFDAEGNLKNWWTKTDRENFDKLTKRYINYFGGIEALPGFKINGALTIGENVADLGGMTLAYYALKKSFEGKEEPKPIDGFTWQQRFFLGWAQVWHGNSTDAALRQQIQTDPHSPARYRINGPLPHLKEFQDAWGCKPGDKMVLPDAERVTIW; this is encoded by the coding sequence ATGAATAAAAACAATACGGTAAAACTACCGTTACTGGCCGCCATGGTTACGTTCGCGGCCTGTGGCACCAACACCTCTACCAAGCAGCAGGAGACTGCAGATACGACCAAAGTCCCCGCATTCAACATGGCCGACATCGACACCGCCCACAAAGCCTGCGACGATTTCGACAACTATGCCAACGGCAACTGGAAAAAAAACAACCCTATCCCCTCTACAGAAAGCCGTTGGGGTGCCTTCAACATTCTTGATAAACAAAACAAGGAAGTACGCCTCAAAGGAATCATTACCGAAATCACCGGTAAAAAAGAGCTGAAAAAAGGTACTGAAGAGCAGCAGATCGCAGACTACTACACCTCTTTCCTGGATACTGCCACCGTCGAAAAACGCGGCATTACTCCACTGAAACCTTACCTGGACAAAATCGACGCCATTAAAACCCTGGCTGACTGGGCTGCTGTTACCGGCGAACTCCAGAAATTAGGTGTGTCCTCCTTCACCGGCTTCGGTGCTGAAGCAGACGCCAAAAACAGTAAAATGAACGTCCTCTATCAGGGACAAGGCGGCCTCAGCCTCGGTGAAAAAAGCTACTACGAAAGACAGGATTCTGCCACTAAAAATGTGCGCAACGAATTCGCCAGCCACGTAGATAAAATGTTCAGCCTCGCCGGTTTCCCTGATGTTAAACCAGGTACTACCATACTCGGCCTCGAAACACAACTGGCCCAAATACAGCTGTCCAACGTAGAACTCCGCGACCCGGTTAAAACCTACAACCGTTCCGGATATGGCGAACTGAAAACACTCGCCCCTGACTTCGACTGGGACGCCTTCACACAGAAACAGGACATCAAAACAGATACCGTTATTCTCCAGAATAAAGAATATCTGACCAACGCCAATAAACTGCTGAAAGCAACACCTATCGATGTATTGAAAACATACACCAAATGGCAGCTGCTCACCAGCTTCGCAGGATATCTGCCCAAAGCTTTCGATGAAGAAAACTTCCACTTCTTCGGTACTATCATGACCGGTAAAAAAGCGCAGAAAACCCGCGCTGAAAGAGCCATCCGCTCTACCGACATGAAACTGGGCATGCCGCTGGGTAAACTCTTCGCTAAAAAGTATTTCCCCGAAAGCAGCAAGGAGAAAGTATCCCAGATGATCGAAAACGTACGTAAAGTATACGGCGAAAGAATCGACAAACTCACCTGGATGAGCGACTCCACCAAACAAATGGCCCACAAAAAACTGGCCTCCTTTACCTACAAAATCGGTTACCCCGACAAGTGGAAAGACTATTCCTCTATCCACATCGATAAAGGAACACTGCTGGAAAATGCTGTATCCGCCATGCTGTGGGAACACAAGGATAATATCGACAAAATCGGTAAGCCTGTGGATAAAAGCGAATGGGGCATGACACCACAAACCGTAAACGCTTACTACAATCCGCTTAACAACGAAGTAGTATTCCCCGCCGGTATCCTCCAGCCTCCTTTCTACAACCCGAATGCTGATGACGCTATCAACTACGGTGGTATCATCGCTGTAATCGGCCACGAATTCACCCACGGCTTCGACGACCAGGGCTCCCAATTCGATGCAGAAGGTAACCTGAAAAACTGGTGGACCAAAACAGACCGCGAAAACTTCGACAAACTCACTAAACGTTATATCAACTACTTCGGTGGCATCGAAGCACTGCCTGGATTCAAAATCAACGGTGCCCTCACCATCGGTGAAAACGTTGCTGACCTCGGCGGTATGACCCTCGCTTACTACGCGCTGAAAAAATCCTTCGAAGGTAAAGAGGAACCCAAACCAATTGATGGATTCACCTGGCAACAACGCTTCTTCCTCGGATGGGCCCAGGTATGGCACGGCAACAGTACCGACGCCGCCCTGCGCCAGCAAATACAAACAGATCCTCACTCTCCGGCAAGATACCGCATCAACGGCCCGCTGCCTCATCTGAAAGAATTCCAGGATGCATGGGGCTGCAAACCAGGCGACAAAATGGTATTGCCTGATGCAGAAAGAGTAACCATCTGGTAA
- a CDS encoding group III truncated hemoglobin, with protein MEKKQITDREDIMLLINSFYDKVKGDDVIGHIFNEIARVNWETHLPVMYDFWEQLLLNSTNYGRNAMAPHFALNQRVPLEPVHFDRWLLLFEGTVTELFTGERADLAISRARSIRDIMQFKMQQINHPKL; from the coding sequence ATGGAGAAAAAGCAGATAACTGACCGTGAAGATATTATGCTGTTGATCAACAGCTTTTATGATAAAGTGAAGGGAGACGACGTTATCGGCCATATCTTCAATGAGATTGCACGGGTCAACTGGGAAACCCACCTGCCGGTGATGTATGATTTCTGGGAACAGTTGTTACTGAACAGCACCAATTATGGCAGAAATGCCATGGCGCCGCATTTTGCACTTAACCAGCGGGTGCCGCTGGAACCGGTGCATTTTGACCGCTGGCTGTTGTTGTTTGAAGGTACGGTAACCGAACTATTCACCGGTGAAAGGGCCGATCTGGCCATCAGCCGTGCCCGTTCCATCAGGGATATCATGCAGTTCAAAATGCAGCAGATCAATCATCCCAAACTATAA
- a CDS encoding replication-associated recombination protein A, whose protein sequence is MQPLAERLRPVTLDELVGQEHLTGKDSILRKAIQQGKIPSMILWGPPGVGKTTIANIIAHTLQVPFYTLSAISAGVKEVREVIELARRQRHAVLFIDEIHRFNKSQQDALLGAVEKGIITLIGATTENPSFEVNAAVLSRSQVYVLKPLGPEELMELLRQAMERDEWLKTKNIELKETTALFNISGGDARKLLNLFELVVGTIQEDPVVITDQQVMDIAQQRVAIYDKSGEQHYDIISAFIKSIRGSDPNAAVYYLARMIEGGEDVKFIARRLVILASEDIGNANPNALLLATSCFQAVNLIGYPESRIILSQCVTYLAASAKSNAAYMAINSAMSIVAKTGDLPVPMHIRNAPTKMMKEMGYSKGYGYAHDYDNNFVEQEFLPEAIKGTKLYDPGKNPREDELRRHLKQLWKDKYNY, encoded by the coding sequence ATGCAGCCATTAGCAGAACGGTTAAGGCCTGTGACGTTAGACGAACTGGTGGGGCAGGAACACCTTACCGGCAAGGACAGTATCCTTCGAAAAGCCATCCAGCAGGGGAAGATACCTTCCATGATCCTGTGGGGCCCTCCGGGCGTAGGGAAAACCACTATCGCCAATATCATTGCCCATACGTTACAGGTGCCTTTTTATACCCTCAGCGCTATTTCCGCAGGGGTAAAGGAAGTGCGGGAAGTCATTGAACTGGCCCGTCGCCAGCGTCATGCGGTACTTTTTATAGACGAGATCCACCGCTTCAATAAATCCCAGCAGGATGCCCTTTTAGGGGCCGTAGAAAAGGGGATCATCACCCTTATAGGGGCTACCACCGAAAACCCCTCTTTCGAGGTAAATGCCGCGGTATTATCGCGTAGTCAGGTGTACGTACTGAAACCATTGGGGCCTGAAGAACTGATGGAGTTGCTCAGGCAGGCAATGGAAAGGGATGAGTGGCTGAAGACAAAAAATATCGAATTAAAGGAAACCACCGCCCTTTTTAATATCTCCGGAGGAGATGCCCGTAAACTGCTTAACCTCTTTGAGCTGGTAGTGGGCACCATCCAGGAAGACCCGGTTGTGATCACCGATCAGCAGGTGATGGACATCGCACAACAACGGGTAGCCATCTACGATAAAAGCGGGGAACAGCATTATGATATTATTTCCGCTTTCATCAAGAGCATCCGGGGCAGCGATCCCAATGCAGCCGTATATTATCTGGCCCGTATGATAGAAGGGGGCGAAGATGTGAAATTCATAGCCCGCCGTCTGGTGATACTGGCATCGGAAGATATCGGGAATGCCAATCCCAATGCGCTGTTGCTGGCCACCAGCTGTTTTCAGGCGGTGAACCTGATCGGTTACCCGGAGTCCAGAATCATCTTGTCTCAATGTGTGACTTACCTGGCTGCATCTGCCAAGAGCAACGCCGCTTATATGGCGATCAACTCAGCGATGTCTATAGTAGCTAAAACCGGTGATCTTCCGGTACCCATGCATATACGCAACGCACCTACGAAAATGATGAAGGAAATGGGATATAGCAAAGGTTACGGCTATGCCCATGACTATGATAACAATTTCGTGGAACAGGAATTCCTGCCGGAAGCTATCAAAGGTACCAAGTTGTACGATCCCGGTAAAAACCCACGGGAAGATGAGCTGAGAAGGCATCTGAAGCAACTTTGGAAAGACAAGTATAATTATTAG
- the pbpC gene encoding penicillin-binding protein 1C, with amino-acid sequence MNFQRFRHWCKRKKWWLTAAGVLLIAYYFCLPRHLFTNPTSFVLEDVNGDLLSASIAADGQWRFPFNAHVPDKFEKCILTYEDKRFYYHWGIDPLAISRAIRQNLRGSKVVSGGSTITMQVIRISRNQPRNIWQKIVEAVLATRLEFAASKKKIIALYAANAPFGGNVVGLEAAAWRYYGRKADQLSWGEMAALAVLPNSPALVHPGRNRNVLLNKRNQLLNKLRQNKTIDSITCQLAKLEPLPEQPLPLPQDAPHLLDRFRQDYIQQKSDGPTRIKSTVEAALQKNVTAIAERYHSSYKANGINNAAVLVLDVETGNTLAYVGNIYNPADPELESHVDIIQARRSPGSTLKPILYAAMLNDGLILPHTLIPDIPTQIAGYSPQNFDLGYDGAVPASRALARSLNIPAVRMLQMYRYERFHALLQKMGITTLNKPADHYGLSLILGGGETTLWEMCGMYASMARTLIHLEQYRGKYDMDDIHPPNYQVDIQRPSQYGLSKDGIISAGAIWYAFEAMTEVMRPGEELLWQQFSSSQRIAWKTGTSFGFRDGWAIGVTPKYVVGVWVGNADGEGRPGLIGVSTAAPILFDVFRLLHTGNWFTTPYAQLRKIEVCRKSGFRASELCDVKDSVYVPATGIRSGICPYHQLVHLDRTGQWRVTENCESPQFMQHRSWFILPPSQEFYYRSKNYYEPLPPYKPDCIASLGQDRAPMELIYPRPNARIFVPMEIDGQPGQTIFTATHRNSAGKIYWHLDNKFIGETVEFHQMAIHPPAGKHTITLVDENGERIEQSFEILDKERETK; translated from the coding sequence ATGAACTTTCAACGATTCAGGCATTGGTGTAAAAGAAAAAAATGGTGGCTCACAGCAGCAGGAGTGCTGTTGATAGCCTATTACTTTTGCCTGCCCCGCCATTTGTTTACCAACCCTACTTCTTTTGTACTGGAAGATGTGAACGGTGATTTACTCAGTGCCAGCATAGCCGCAGACGGACAATGGCGTTTCCCTTTTAATGCCCATGTGCCGGATAAATTCGAAAAATGTATTCTCACGTATGAGGATAAACGTTTTTATTACCACTGGGGAATAGATCCGCTGGCCATCAGCCGTGCCATCCGGCAAAACCTGCGTGGCAGTAAAGTAGTCAGTGGTGGCAGTACCATCACCATGCAGGTGATCCGTATTTCGCGCAACCAGCCCCGCAATATCTGGCAGAAGATAGTAGAGGCCGTACTGGCTACCCGCCTGGAATTTGCGGCCTCTAAAAAGAAAATCATTGCCCTCTATGCCGCCAACGCCCCTTTCGGAGGTAACGTAGTAGGACTGGAAGCTGCCGCCTGGCGTTATTACGGCCGCAAAGCCGACCAGCTGTCATGGGGTGAGATGGCCGCCCTGGCTGTATTGCCCAACAGTCCGGCGCTGGTACATCCCGGCCGTAACCGCAATGTGTTGCTCAACAAAAGGAACCAGCTGCTTAATAAACTCCGGCAAAACAAAACCATTGACAGCATCACCTGCCAGCTGGCCAAGCTGGAACCCTTACCCGAACAGCCTTTGCCGCTGCCACAAGACGCGCCCCACCTGCTGGACCGCTTCCGGCAGGATTATATACAGCAAAAGTCTGATGGCCCCACCCGTATCAAAAGCACCGTGGAAGCCGCGCTGCAAAAAAATGTAACAGCCATCGCAGAACGATACCACAGCAGCTATAAAGCCAACGGCATCAACAACGCCGCCGTGCTCGTACTTGATGTGGAAACAGGCAACACCCTCGCTTATGTAGGCAACATCTACAATCCCGCCGACCCTGAACTGGAAAGCCATGTGGATATCATTCAGGCCAGAAGAAGCCCAGGCAGCACACTGAAACCCATCCTCTATGCTGCCATGCTCAACGACGGGCTGATACTGCCACATACGCTGATACCAGACATCCCTACACAGATAGCTGGCTATTCGCCACAGAACTTCGACCTGGGCTATGATGGCGCCGTCCCTGCATCCAGGGCCCTGGCCCGCTCTCTCAACATCCCCGCTGTACGGATGCTGCAGATGTACCGCTACGAACGTTTTCATGCCCTGCTGCAGAAAATGGGCATCACCACGCTCAACAAACCAGCCGACCACTACGGCCTTTCCCTCATCCTCGGCGGCGGAGAAACCACCCTCTGGGAAATGTGCGGCATGTATGCCAGCATGGCCCGCACACTGATCCACCTCGAACAATACCGCGGCAAATACGATATGGACGATATCCATCCACCTAATTATCAGGTAGACATACAACGTCCTTCTCAATATGGACTCAGTAAGGATGGTATTATCAGTGCTGGTGCCATCTGGTATGCCTTTGAAGCGATGACCGAAGTAATGCGTCCCGGCGAAGAACTGCTATGGCAACAGTTTTCCTCCTCCCAGCGTATCGCCTGGAAAACAGGCACCAGCTTCGGCTTCCGCGATGGCTGGGCCATAGGAGTGACGCCCAAATACGTAGTAGGAGTGTGGGTGGGCAATGCAGATGGAGAAGGAAGACCAGGCCTCATCGGTGTATCTACCGCCGCACCTATCCTCTTCGATGTATTCCGCCTGTTACATACCGGCAACTGGTTTACTACCCCTTATGCACAGCTCCGGAAAATAGAAGTCTGCCGCAAAAGCGGCTTCCGTGCCAGCGAATTATGTGATGTGAAAGATTCGGTATATGTGCCTGCAACTGGCATCCGTTCCGGCATATGCCCCTATCATCAGCTGGTGCACCTCGACAGGACCGGCCAGTGGCGTGTTACCGAAAACTGTGAATCGCCGCAGTTTATGCAACACCGCTCCTGGTTTATCTTACCGCCCTCTCAGGAATTTTATTACCGCAGCAAAAATTATTATGAGCCACTGCCCCCTTATAAACCGGATTGCATCGCATCGCTGGGGCAGGACAGGGCACCTATGGAACTGATATATCCAAGGCCTAATGCACGCATCTTTGTGCCCATGGAAATAGACGGACAACCGGGGCAAACCATCTTTACCGCTACCCATCGTAACAGCGCCGGTAAAATATACTGGCATCTTGATAATAAATTCATCGGCGAAACAGTAGAGTTTCATCAGATGGCCATACATCCGCCTGCAGGCAAACATACCATCACCCTGGTGGATGAAAACGGCGAAAGAATAGAACAGTCTTTTGAGATACTGGATAAAGAAAGAGAAACGAAATAA
- a CDS encoding YhcG family protein: MTDQFTEIVTLIKRSQYNTQKNVNIDMINLYWQVGEYIHKKIANASWGEGTIKELAQHIRRTQPQLQGFEKRNLYRMKQFFEMYSIQFAELFNLKLTDNQTEILSSPMTQFTDIRNTLLVRVTWTHHLTLMTKTKTKEECEFYLRLCVQENYSVRELERQIKSSLYERVQLGKQKMPLSHNNATQDESVLFRDKYVFEFLDLPVNHDEKDFQKALSRKMKEFILELGDGFIFIEQEYRITVGGTDFYIDLLFFHRDLQCLVAFELKTTAFAPEYIGKLNFYLEALDRKVKRAHERPSVGILLCKEQNNEVVEYALNRFLSPTIVSEYQTFLPDKKLLQQKLHELFEEEFREN; encoded by the coding sequence ATGACGGACCAATTTACGGAAATCGTAACGCTTATAAAGCGTTCGCAGTACAATACTCAAAAAAATGTAAATATTGACATGATCAATCTTTACTGGCAGGTTGGGGAGTATATCCATAAGAAGATTGCTAATGCCAGCTGGGGAGAAGGAACGATCAAAGAACTAGCGCAACATATAAGGAGAACCCAACCTCAACTTCAAGGATTTGAAAAACGGAATCTGTATCGGATGAAACAGTTCTTTGAAATGTACTCAATTCAGTTTGCTGAATTGTTTAATTTGAAATTAACTGATAATCAAACAGAAATTTTGTCATCACCGATGACACAATTTACGGATATTCGTAATACGTTGTTGGTCAGAGTCACGTGGACACATCATTTAACCCTCATGACGAAAACCAAAACAAAGGAAGAGTGTGAATTTTATCTTCGTTTATGCGTTCAGGAGAATTATTCTGTAAGAGAGTTGGAGAGACAGATTAAAAGCAGTTTGTATGAGAGAGTACAGCTGGGGAAACAGAAAATGCCTTTATCCCATAACAACGCTACTCAGGATGAAAGTGTACTGTTCAGGGATAAGTATGTTTTTGAATTTCTGGACCTGCCGGTTAATCATGATGAGAAGGATTTTCAGAAAGCACTGTCCCGGAAAATGAAGGAATTTATTCTGGAGCTGGGGGATGGTTTCATTTTTATCGAACAGGAATATCGGATTACGGTGGGAGGAACAGACTTTTATATTGATTTGTTGTTCTTTCATCGTGATCTGCAGTGTTTAGTGGCTTTTGAACTGAAGACAACTGCGTTTGCTCCGGAGTACATAGGTAAACTTAATTTTTATCTGGAAGCGTTGGACAGAAAGGTGAAACGGGCGCATGAAAGGCCCAGTGTAGGTATTCTGTTGTGTAAGGAGCAAAATAATGAAGTGGTGGAATATGCGCTCAACAGGTTCTTGTCTCCTACTATCGTCTCTGAATACCAGACTTTCCTACCGGATAAAAAACTGCTCCAACAAAAACTACATGAATTATTTGAAGAAGAATTCAGGGAAAACTAA
- the ltrA gene encoding group II intron reverse transcriptase/maturase, whose protein sequence is MELLERILDNRNVRRAYERVMANKGSGGVDGIGIEGFKSHLQKVWPSVKARIEEGNYQPSAVRRVDIPKPSGGTRTLGIPTLLDRLIQQAIAQQLTIIYDETFSENSYGFRAKRNAHQALLKARDYVNAGYSHVVDIDMAKFFDRVNHSYLMNLLGQRIKDRRVLRLIHSYLKAGVMMDGIATVNREGTPQGGPLSPILSNVLLDKLDKELEMRGHRFVRYADDVCVFLRSKRSAARVLDSVSMYIEKELKLEVNRSKSTVTRPWKGKTLGYSFYHKKGEKGLTIARSSIARYKSKVREITSRSKPYAMYKRYELLRQLNRGWSNYFKLNEAKSLFKELDQWVQRRIRQCHWKQWRLPRTKVAMLIKLGTPNWQAYQWGNTRKGSWRISGSPILQRALNKSLLKREGYLPLAELSTLPTVLF, encoded by the coding sequence ATGGAGTTACTGGAACGCATACTTGATAACCGTAATGTCCGCCGTGCCTATGAACGGGTAATGGCGAATAAGGGCAGTGGCGGAGTAGACGGGATCGGGATCGAAGGATTTAAATCCCATTTACAAAAGGTCTGGCCTTCGGTGAAAGCAAGGATAGAGGAAGGAAACTATCAACCATCTGCAGTAAGGAGAGTTGATATACCTAAGCCATCAGGTGGAACAAGGACATTGGGCATCCCCACCTTACTGGACAGGTTAATCCAACAGGCTATAGCACAGCAACTGACAATTATCTATGATGAAACGTTCAGCGAAAACAGCTATGGGTTCAGGGCAAAACGAAACGCGCATCAGGCATTATTAAAAGCGCGGGACTACGTAAATGCAGGCTACAGTCATGTAGTAGACATTGACATGGCAAAGTTCTTTGACCGTGTGAACCACAGCTATCTGATGAATCTGCTGGGTCAGCGAATAAAGGACAGGCGTGTGTTACGTCTGATCCATAGTTACCTGAAAGCAGGAGTTATGATGGATGGGATAGCAACGGTAAACAGAGAAGGAACTCCGCAGGGAGGCCCTCTAAGCCCGATACTGTCCAACGTACTGTTGGACAAACTGGATAAAGAGCTGGAAATGCGAGGTCACCGTTTTGTAAGATACGCCGATGATGTGTGCGTGTTCCTGCGGAGCAAACGGAGCGCTGCGCGGGTTCTGGATAGCGTAAGTATGTACATTGAGAAGGAGCTGAAACTGGAAGTGAACCGGAGTAAGAGCACAGTAACACGGCCCTGGAAGGGAAAGACACTAGGCTATAGCTTCTACCACAAGAAGGGAGAAAAGGGACTGACGATTGCCCGGAGTAGCATAGCAAGGTACAAGTCCAAAGTCCGTGAAATTACCTCTCGAAGCAAGCCATACGCCATGTACAAGCGTTATGAGCTGTTGAGGCAATTAAACCGGGGTTGGTCAAACTACTTTAAACTGAACGAAGCAAAGAGCCTGTTCAAAGAACTAGATCAATGGGTTCAGCGGCGGATCAGGCAATGTCACTGGAAGCAATGGAGGTTACCGAGGACGAAAGTGGCAATGCTTATAAAGTTGGGGACGCCCAACTGGCAGGCATATCAATGGGGTAACACAAGAAAAGGGTCGTGGCGAATAAGCGGAAGTCCCATATTACAACGCGCTCTGAACAAATCCTTACTAAAACGGGAAGGGTACTTACCCCTTGCTGAGTTAAGTACCCTTCCAACTGTATTATTCTGA